The stretch of DNA CGGGACACTGCAGGACAGAACATTGACacagtagttttttttcaataatcaaAATATACGCGAGACTGAATTGAGATTGCCGTGTAGTGTGTGACAGGGTACATAGGCAAGGTCTTCCCAGAAGGGGTGATTCAAGCGCACATTGTTCGGCAGAAGACCACGCGTCACAGCCCAGTGGCTACGCGCGCAAACAATACAATCGACTGGTTTAGTAATCGTGATCGCAACTGATAACGAAGGTTGTTGTCAAAACGAATTTGGTGTTACAGCAGAATTATTTTTAAACCCGGCTGATATAACGAACACCAATTGAGGGGCTATATAACCATCTGCGCgatggtgaaaaaaaaacaagttggaTATTGCAATGCATCTAAAAGGTGTAATATTTCATATGTCACGATGCTCTTAATTAGTTTGTGGTTTGAGGGTAAGTTACCGCGCGGTGCAAAACCCCAATACTGATCTCCTGATATAAACGCACCACGCTAATGCACTGGAAACGAAACTCCAATCTAGGTTACGCTCTTGACCCTCTAAAAAGTACATTACGTTGTCCCGAAACAATCGTCGCCGAAGCCGAATAGCCTTCACAAGACGCGTCGCGGCGCCAGGAGGCTTGTGTCGTATAGCCACAATCCATAATAAATGTACGATGTGGCGATAATCGTTAcacctctccctctctctcacGTACGCTATTATATCATACCGGTAGTCCTCCCATAGCGGCCAGCATCAAGTGCGCGCGGCACTGCCGGCCACCACAGCCAGGGTAAACAGGGAGAAGAAACAATTCCTTAAAAGGAGAAAATCACACTCGCGGCGGCGCTTGTGAGCTTGTGGCATTAATAAATGTACACATGTATATCACGGACACGAAACGACGGCCCGATCGCATCAGGTTACCACAAAAGCGCGCCGTGTTAGGCTGCTGACCTACTGAACCATATGTACGAATCTTCTTCTGTTTTCGATGCTGAATGTGGTGTAAAGAATTGTAAAAAGATTACCTTGTCAGCAGGACATTGGAGGAAGCTGCACTCATTCAATTCTGATGGGGACTGCGGTAAAATCAATCAAGCTTTTAATTGCGTCGTCACGCACCAACAGCAACAGTTGATGCCATGGGGAAACAACAAAGCCGTTGTGGGGTTCACTGATTGATTCGTGCATTCGCTACTTTCCGACTTCGGACAGAAACCGGGGTAGATTGCTGCGTTGACGGATAGATGGCAGTGCGGATTTTATGGTGAGTCACAGTGAGTAAAAGAGCGATGATAAATGTTCAATATTTCTTGCCTTGCATTGCCagtgttatggcgggtttacattagggagatctatagctatagatggatttattcacgtgaaaataggtgtaaacgggtgagaataaatatgatacacttattcgaggtatatataacttgaataaattcagcatatgtaaacgcttgtgaatttctcactggtgagaaatcactaaagttggatgcagttctactttaggcgAATAAActtaccgaaaatatgaatatattcattatagaagttcacgctagtgtaaacggttgatgcgatttctataaatctcatcatatttcttcacatgaatatatcactggtctaaacccacccttagacagGCACAAGCATTAAACTACTCTTGAATTCGGACAAACGTAATGAAACATTAATAATTCATACCAGTCGTAAGCTTAACGTTGATAGAATACCAAATATGTTGCTAAAGTTGGCAATAATTTCGCAATTCGTGATAGCAGATGAACGGACCTCGCCTATtccagaatgagcacttttctgTGTAAAGCTAGCCACTCCTGGTTTATTTTACTGCCATGGGCAGTCTCGAGTGGTGTGTTTGTTTCGTACCGAAAAACCAGTGCCGAATTTATTACTGTATAAATATTTACAAGAACGCGCCTCGCGCCTATGGTCATAAAGAGGGGTACCGTTACGCAAAAGTGATAATAAATGAGCGCAGTAGCAAGTAGTAATATTGCGTGTGCACACAGTGTGCGCGACTCATATATTTATCCACCTAATTATCCGAACAGTAGCAGTGGCATCTGGTGCACAAATGCTCTGGCGTCACACGGGACGGATTCGGCTTTTGAATTCGCTTCACACCTTTTATGAAACACAGAAAATAATATCATGACAAAGAGTTGGATCGCTTTCACACGACTCGCTAACCCCGACTCAAActctgataaaaataaaaatcgcgaTCGGAATCGAATGTTGACATGTTCATCAATCGATCATCGAACCGAAAGATACGTTCGCACATTGATACGGAGGGGCGATGAGACCGGTGAAAACAAGCAGTTGAACCTATTATTCGATCATTCGGACCGAGGAAAAAAATAGGATGTATAAACGAACAACGCGCGCATCGTTTCAGCGATGATGATGATTGAATTAATTGCTGATCGGGGACGGATGGATGATTTTGGTTGTACTCGTGAAAATTATTCGGGTGGAATAATAATTGTAAATCAgaggtaaaatatatttaaattgcCGTCGAAGCTTGAGCTGCTCCGATTGCttctttgtaaaaaaaatcaacgtcAAAACGCGAGGTTTTGTGACATAGTACATAGTATgcctcaaatacattcccagctgtatttgacaatgtggaagataggtcagaacctcacctatcagattctatagcaaacttaaattggaacgtttttccaattgagttattaacttaagaaaaagttgatgaagagaaatcgatcaagtcacttacaccccttgcattctaagcccctcaaatgttAAAGAATTCTGTTGCATAGTATCTAAAATCGAAGTGAAAAAAAGTCATCGCGAGATTTTTTTATATACTAAAAAGCAAGCGAAAGCGAAGAATCGGACGTGTGCATGCTTCCACACGTTTTACTAACGCAATTAATTTCAAATATAGTGACTGAAACCGATGTGCTCTTCTGAACAAAAGATTTCACAGATTTTCTCTGAAGTTAGCTGCATTCGATTGAAAATGTTCGGTAACGAAACGAGAGTCTATGTTTAGACGACCATCAATCAGTTCAATAAGGGTCACAATGAAGCGCACCTATCCTATTAATCATGTAGTTTTCTTTCAATTGCGTGATGTTCGGCACGTATACTTGAGAATGAATCGTTGAATCAACTTGGCAACTCGCATGGAAAAAAGGTAAATTATTTGCATTCGTTGGATTCAATACTaatgttgtttttaatttttccagtCAAAAATGATGAACATTGTTGTATTGATCACACAACGtctaaaatttattctgataaAAGAACTTTAATGAGATTTTACTGCATGACAATACGGCGGCACACAAATCAAATGTCATCGAAGATTTCAAATATTGAAATCTCCCTCTAGTTACTGGAACTCTGCATGATTTTCCAGATATTTCGATACAGTTATATACAACAAATCCTTcgccatataaaaaaaaactgtgtggtatgtttttttctatttatttttaatattaaattaaatttaaattttaagccATTCCATCAAcgaatcgtatcgaataacaagttgtcaaaaatattcgataaaaaatcAGACATTAGGCGATTAATTGAACATTGACTACAAACATCGATTATTATTCTTTGCTTAGCAATCTAAGCAACTAATAAACGAGGCGAACGAATTTTAAATCGATCAATAATCCAAAACTCAAAAAAACATTGTTCCGTTATTTTTTATTCCACCTATGTTAAATTTAGTCTGTCATCTTGCCATCTTGAAAGACTATATATACTATATAAGCATAATTGTTATTCAACGTATATTCCGTTCGTATTGCTGTCAAATAAGTCACAATTAATTTCTACTGTATCTATATCGTTattaaaaacatatatttaatcttcttaagaaaattgttatatttattttttttatattatatatttatatatttttcaaaccCAGGAGTGCGTGTACGAATCTCATCAGGCAGCTGCTTTTGTAGCAGCTTTCGCTATTGAGCGTTAACAGATATTGCATAGCACATCGTTGGAACTGCTAGGAAAACATGATAATAAGATTTGGATGACTTTATACAAAACCTCTTCCGTGCTGGGAAATTGGGGCCCCATGGGAGGGAAACACTCTTGCAACCGAGAAATAATTCAACGAATGTAAGTTGCAGCTGGAACAGCGGGATCCGAAGTCCTGAAAGACGTGCCGCGAATATTGAATATATGGAATCATGCGGCTACAATACTGATGGCCTGTTAGGTCAATTGATATGTCAGAAAGTTTTTACTGTTATGCCGAAAAAGGACATTTTTATTAATTAATGCTTTGAAGTGAAACCATTCAGAAAAAATTGCCGCTTCCAATTACCAGAACCATAATAAGGAACAGTGCAACAATTTCTCAGAAGGCATCGATGTTCTTAGATGAACTTCACATTCTCAATATGGTTTTATCTGTGCCTTTTTAGATATAAAAAAACGCGATCCCTGAGCATTTGATGAAGCTTAGTTAAATAAATCGCTGATCTTCATCTGCAATACGCTCTATAAGCGCAAACAAATGGCGTTTTTGTTGCAATTCGTGAAGGGTGATGAAAAGGTAAATAATTTACATCAATTTTGAACGATATATTCTTTAGACAATCGACATAAACCATTAGTCATTCCCAAAGCCGATCTTCACCCGAAGAAAGTCATGCTATGTGTCGCTCTATGTGCTCCTATCAAGCAACCAGACGataaattccaatgaatacAGGACAAATTAAGGACAGGGACCCATTCAGTAATAGTATAAATTAtgcttttaattttttccataaAATCGGCACGAGCTTTCCGGTTAGCTCAATATTTTCCAAGAAGTTGTACAGAAAGATAAATGGTAGATGAATTGTAATCACTGGGCTACTGCCCGGTTAATGTTCCGACAAGGTTTCTTGTAGCCACCAGACACTAGTTTTGTGTTTTGTAAAGCAGGGGTGTATCATTGTTTCTTAGATGATTTGTGTCCTAGTAAAGTGATACGGAACATATTTCATAACACTAAACTAATTATAATAGGTTGATGAATCTGAGGATCATATCATCTTGAGTTTTGAATCCAGCAATGCTATTTGGAAATTGAATTCATTACAAAGATTGTACGTGATGTAGTTTGTTTCAAAGTCACAACTTTTCTGATCTTGCGATAACGGGAGCTCCGCAAAAACGAGTGTGTAGCAATCCACTGCAGACTATTTCGTGAATTCATAACAAATCACTGAACAATGTTGAGATGCTGTGTTTGTACACATTGTCAGAAACAGTTCTAGCAGAAGCTAGCCGAAGACAGCGTAAACGGAAAAAAGTGAAGagcgacaaatatcataacgtaatcctacgttaactaTGCGGTCATAATTCGTATACAACCTTCCACAtttcttgttaaaaaaaacataaaacaaaaatagaaacaTGCTTcaactgaaaataatttttttctaaaaaaaaaatccacgtggacaaagagtatgagaaatgtccacgcttgtccacggagggggagagaggagtctaaaatcgagctttttgtgtccacgtggtatgtggacagcccctaacgaTTGATTTGCAAAATCAGACATCACTAATCACTCCACACGtttgaaatttgttgttccaaaaatgccttttgcTGTCAAACCGTGCTGATTTCGTAGCACAATTTTGACGAAACAATTTTTCCACAATGCCGAGAATTTCCTTATGTTGATTGGTTggcgaaaaaaaatcgcattctAATGTGTGTTCTATGTTATAAAATAACACATTTTCGGAAAGAAAAATCATCAACGGAACTTGTTTCTGTGAagatttatattataatgtttcaGAGAAAATTCAAACTAATATATTTGAGTAAGAAACAGATAAAACGCGTTCTGaatattcaaataacatcatgtgatgattttcattcaaattttacaattTGAACTGTCTTAAACCCTGATAATTCGAtggtaaataaatttaaaacttttgtagatgtcgacactgtaccttaGACTGTTCGAATTGACAGATCATGCCTTAACTGAAGACTGCATTGTGACAAAAATTCCAAGATAAATTCAACCATATCTAACCTTTTTTCCATCTTGCTACAAACGAATTTCATGCAACCAAAAGATAACATATTTCCAAAAACTATATCAACAACGATTTTCTCAAAACGCTTCGCTTCGCGGCTAAAATAAGCGCACCTTGCGACGATCGAAACcaaacaagtgaaaaaaaaatcgcgataAGTCACTTTCGCGAAAGTACGGCAAAATATATAATTCCTCTCTAACCATCTTCGCGTTCGGGTCAGTCCGGGGAGGGTAATAATATAGCGCTGATCTCATACCAATCTCAACCACTTTTAGCCGCTAGTCTTGTTTCGAAGCCGCACACACATATGCGCGCAGCTTTTCGGGACCCGAAATTGAAATCTACCTCCGCGTGCGCGCGCGATCTTCACCCCAAAACCCCTAGCGGGAAATTTGTTCATCCTGCACCGAAAACGGCAGACACGGAGAAGAGCATTAATTAAAACCAAAGTTCGTTTTGGCTGCACTCGTTGCGGATAATAATACGGTCTTCATTCGCCGCAACGGCAGAGTCGTTAAGAAATGGTTGTAAATTGGTTTCTAACGCAAACAATTCTCGCGCTGGTTCAGAATATCATGCTACTATCATCATCTTCCCTCTCTTACCGCGAACCGAGTCACGGCCACCACGCAGGGAAAAACCTAGGTTTCACACGCGTTATTCGTGAGTGTGGAATATTTAGGTCTTTGTTATATCAATAGCGGGAAAAATCGGCGCACACGGGAGGAAAATTTCACGAATAAACAACCCGCTGTTACAACCGTGTTCGTTCTAAAATACACACGCCAAACGTCGTCCATTAGAGCCGTCATAAGCGGTAGCGATTTCGTTCGCGCATCCATACACACACACAGGCACATAAACAGTGTGATGTGTTTTTCGGGTGATCAGTGCACACACAGTTTTcgctttcctttttttttttgcttttcggGTGGATCGTGTGTGGGTTGAAAAATGTACCGTTTGGTTGCGATCTGCGATCACGAAGGAAAATgtctttttggaaaatttcctaCCTCTAAAAATAAAACCGACAACATTCTTGATGAATTTTGCTGCTGCTGAATTTGCTCACACGGCATGCTGCGATGTGAGATGCGCTTCAAACAAATTGTTTCTTGCTGCTACGAGTGTGAGCTCGGTTCACGGAGGAAAAATTTCGATGACAGTGGCCGTTTTCTTCGCTAGCAATGTTTTATATGAATCGCTGTGGAAAAAGATTGATAATAATTACCCGTTTTAGTTGCGTTTTCATGATGTTGTGCAGTTCGTTTCGAATTATGTTGAACTTCATCATCGTGTCCGAGCTAAAGATGGACCGTCCGAAGGCCAGCCCTGGATAGTCTGCGCACCGCTTCTGTCTCCGATGTTCCCGTTCGGCGATGACCTCTGTCCGCTCGCTGGTGCACCTCAGCTTGGCCCATTCCGCCACATCGGGATCGTTTTCGTCCGCTGCGATTCCATCGTCGCTCGGTGCTCCATCTCCGGACGCCCGTTCCAGCCTCGAACCATCGCCCGCTGACGCTCGTACCTTCTTCCGCAGTTTGCCGCTACCATCGGATGTTTTGGAAGACTTTTTGCTGCTGGGTTTCTTCCGGCTCACGACGCTTGCGTTACTGGAATCATCTGAGGACGGACTCTTCTTGCTGCGTTTCAGTTTCTTACTCACTTCCTTGACTAGCTCCTGACTGCTGACCGTTTCGCCCTGTTTGGACACTTCCATCGGTTCTCCGCTAGCAACACTTTCTCTTCCATCTTCGTCCTCGTCATCGTCTATGACTATCACATTACTAGTGGTACTATTGCTTAGGTCGCTACTAACTAGACTAtttctgttgctgttgctgctgctgcctttgttttgttttcgatcATTCAACTCATCCGTTTGCTCTGTTGGCCTTGTAACATCCTCAATTATACTTTCACTGCTATCGCGGCACGGCTCCACTTTCTGGCGAATATCCTGGCATTGAATGGTGCTATTATTATTTACAACATCGTCATCATTGTTGGATTTGCCATCATCGTTGTCCGCATCGATTGTCATCAACATTTGTTTGTCTTCCTCCTCCTTTCCGATGACACTTAGCTGGGGATTTGCATTTTCGTCATTGCTGATTGTGTCTGTGTTTACTATACTGCTGCTAGTCAATAGCGACGAGGATGACGAGCTGCTGCTAATGCTACCACCTCCGCCTCCCGTGAATGTTCCGCTGCTGTCGAACGCACCACGCAAAGCTGCAATCACGTCCTCCGCTGGTACCGTCGATTTCCTGCCACCACTGAATCTCGGATGATGCTGGTGACCCCGTTTTCTACCCGTGCCTCCAGTCGGAACGGGATTATTTTCGCACATCTTACCAACAGCACCACCATCGGCTATACGGGCCGAACTCGTCGATCGTGGTTGTTCTTGTTTTTTACTAGCTGCTGTCACTGACACTGAGCTACGTCTGTTGCTTGCTGCTTTCGCTGCTCGGTGGCGCTTCTTTTTCGCCCTGACAGTCGTCGTTCTCGCTCGTTTCTTGTTCGCCACCAGTAGCCGGCCACAGTCGATCGACGCCAGCGCTCTCTCGTGGCCAGCACTGGTACCACAGCTCGCATGGCGGCGTGAATTTCGTGCTTTCTTGGCACGCGTTGCACAGTTTCCATTGTGTACTCTCTTCTGGCTATTAAAACAACCGGTATCACGTTTTCTGTTACCATACGATATAACTCCTATCATTTTCTCCTCGGAATAAATAAACCACGATCCTCAATTATAAACAATGCTGCTTTCTCTCCATCCGTTTGCCGAATCTATTGCCGTCTATTTTTTTGTACTTCAAAATAATACACTACTGGTGGCTTGTGGCTTGGAATTACAACGATAAACTATTGAATACTGCTGCGCAGCAGCACGGGATGCGATTTTCACTGCATCTCGCCTCGCCCAACAATGAGTCGGATAGTGTACTTATCTCACATGAATGAAACTTCGCTCCGCGAACGTCTGCGACCGGTCAGCCAGCCAGCGAAATGGCAGCCGGCATTCGTACCATTCTTTTCAACACCCCATCCCTCGTGCTCGTGATCACATCCACCCCCGCCGGAATTTTCTTTCTATGACGTCTCACGGTCCCGTCATCTCGTCGCGCGATATACATCGCCAATCATCCCCCGCCAGGTCTGTATAATTAGACGATGATTGGTTCTTATCGAACGTTGGTGCGGACCGAGTCGCCTGGAAGAACCCATTAGTCCGCATTCATGAACATCTTCCGCGGAATGCCATCCGCCGTTGGTACCGCAGCTTCCGAATTCTTTCGAATCACAATCTTCCACGCGCATGAGCTGCTACCGCTGCATAAGATGACGCCATTTTCAATGCCCCGAAACCATGGGTATGTGCGCGCACCGCGCGCGATACTAAAAATAATATCTTACGCTCTCGTCTTATTTTTCGTCTGATTCATTCGGCCCAAACGTCCGCGTCTACGAAAATTCATCTCTTGCTACCGGGAAACATAGCTCGATTTGAAATCAATTTCCCGTCCGCCATCTTATCAAGCTGTACGCAATCAAACTGTTACACAACTCTGTGACGGCGCTCGTTGCAGAAGAAATGCAGGTGAAATTCCTACAACCCGCCCCCGCATCCAAAGTGCATTCTTTTTCCGTTGTTCGCCGTAACTAAAATTAACATGTGCAAAAAAAGACCGATACTGGCATGATTTATGTATgtcgttttgtttttgttcttaaaaaattaaaaacaagcaCGCATGCAGACAAATTCCcacatttttcaatgaaatcttCAGCTCAAGGGCACCCGTCCTCGCCCATTATCGTCAATATTTTTGTGACAGGTGACATTCCGCTCACGGAAAAAGAAAACTGCACGGCGTGCCGTGTGCGTTCAGCAAGCATGTAGGCGTAGTTAGCACGTATGTATCGTGAATTCTGGGCCAGAAATAAACATTTGCGTGTGCTGCGAAATTTCATTAATGGTTTTTTATTCGGAAAATGAAAACAATGCTGTCATCGCCAGAAATTGACCCACGCTTCTTCTGATGCGGTTAGAAGGGGTTGATTTTGTTCTAACCCTCTcccatgtaaaaaaaaaacattcgacATGCGTTGCGATACGAAATGTCTTTAATGCTCTGATTTTATctctcataaaaaaaaataataaccttattagaaattataaaaatgaagattttgattttgattttaacCGAATTtggattttgaatttaatgtatgtaggttttgaataaaattaggacaaaaataaatgctacgAAGTCAATCAAGTTTATTTTTCAAGCTATTttacttgaaatttttttacttgccacttttttctccgTGCGGTCATCTTCCATTATCTGTCACCTTTTTTCCGACCATAGGAATGAACGTTTTTTTTCGACTCGTTCTTTGTTGAATTACATTTGTGTTCGAACGAAAATTTTACCGAAGAAAGTCAGTGCGATTAAAACCAACGTCTATCGGTGTGAAcaactcaatatttttaaattattcgttATACCTTTTTGTTATATAAGTCAACAGACAAatcatgggcctgattctcgaatacacttcacggtggaaacgaaataaacggcacgccattgaactacgttttacgggttagtgaagtgtcgaagataatgatgagttttcaggcagaatgagcacttttcaaataaaaaatcattaatgaaaatttacttcttcgtatcaaattggtattcaatgtgagtggaaaactttgttttcttcatgtgatataatctcatacaaaaatttaatctgaagataatttgatattataatgataaatttagtgggaaactaatatcgcatccagatgtcgacaccgtaccgttgtcatgacgaatgcgtttcataccgtttccaccgtgaagtgtattcgtagtgtattcgagaatcagaccCCAAATGATTCATTATTTGCAGACATATtttattgggcctgattctcgaatacactacgaatacacttcacggtggaaacggtatgaaacgcattcgcgatgacaacggtacggtgtcgacatctggatgcgagattagtttccaactaaatttatcattataaaatcaaattatcttcagattaaatttttgtatgagattattatatcacacgaagaaaacaaagttttccactcatattgaataccagtttgatacgaagaggttaattttcattaatgattttttatttgaaaagtgctcattctgcctgaaaactcatcattatcttcgacacttcactaactcgtaaaacgtagttcaatggcatgCTGTTTATTTCGttcccaccgtgaagtgtattcgagaatcaggcccattgctTTGTGATGTTAGATTTCTGTTACGCGTAGCTGAGGGAAGATATTGGaaattcgaaaaactttttttttttttctttatttttgagactttcagcctcctgggctggttcgtctcagaaaTTCGAAAAACGTTtagtcaaaatatttcaaatcattGCCAGTTCCGATGGTCATACCTGACTGGGGGAgttcggagttttttttttcaatcttcgataCAGCACAGAATCAATACGGAAAAACTGCAAAATTGGAAATACAAAGCACTACAGTAGAAATATGTTAAATTGATCATCATGTATTTATCCTGATTGTCTGGCTTTTGAAATTACTCGAGCGAAATAAACGTTGTATTTTGTGTAATTCGTATCTATTTACTTGTTTTAATGTAtttaaaacaatagtcattcattaaaaaatgtgTTTAAAGCATACAAATAAAATGACGCGAAAAAATTGAGGACCAGTTCTTCGTTTCGACTGTGTTGTTTCgaccgatttttgaagaaaattgattgttgctcggtggtattttgtgtttttcggatcCTGGTAAGTATTTTTCATGCAAGGCTGGCAGCAGCCAACGCGAAATCGCAAAGTACTTAGAACGATCAAAAAAACCTTCGTGTATAATCCATGACCGCAAAAATCCGGAACGACAGGGCGCCATAGGAAAACGACCGCGACGGATGACTTTTCCTTAAAGCGAGTCTCCAAAAAAGATCCCTTCAAGGCCTCGAAAAAGATCCGGGACGAACTGAACTTGTCCGTGAGTTTCCGGACAGTTCAGCGGCGGCTGGTGGAGCAGGGACTAGGTGGTATAAGTCCCCAGAAGGTCCCGATTCTGACGCCGAAGCGTCTGAAGACGCGACTGAAGTTCGCGAAAGACCACATCGATTGGATCGGTCCAGAAATGGAGAAGCAGTGGCGAAATATACTGAAGTCGGATGAGAAGAAGGTGAACCTCATCGGCTCGAACGGAAAAAACTTGGGTACATCACCCAATAGACTGTGCTTACATCCTACAGTATACCACGAAAACATTCAAGCATGGAGGAGGGAAGATTATAATGTAGGTGTGCTTCTCCTGGTACGGGATTGGTACCCTGTACTACAAGGATAGGATCATGGATCAGTACCTGTATGCTCAAATCCTAAGGGATGTTATGCTGCTACACGCCGAGCGGGAGATGCCCCTGAAATGGTAGTTTATGCAGGATAACTATCCGAGGCACATCACCTAGACCGTCAAAAAGTGGTTTCAGGATAACATGTTGACGTCATGGAGTGGCCAGCGCAATCACCGGATCTGAAccctatagagaacctatgggagaTCGTGAAAAGGTCGGTCTACACGAAGAAGTCGAAGAATAAGCAGCAACTGTGGGATAGGATCCAAGCTTGTTGGTACACCATCCCGGTCACCCCGTGCCAGAAGCTGGTGGAATCCATGCCGAATCGAGTGCGTGAAGTTATGCGAAACAAAGGTTACTAGCCCCAGTAGCATATCACGgtttgaattttcttgtttttattgtttttaccATGAATTTCAATCCCGATCTTaatttttgtcgcgtcattttagttgttaagtatgcttaaaacgcatttttgataaaaagttgttgttttaactacagatgttataaatttcattgaacaatacaaataaattattataaatggattgaagcg from Toxorhynchites rutilus septentrionalis strain SRP chromosome 3, ASM2978413v1, whole genome shotgun sequence encodes:
- the LOC129777265 gene encoding uncharacterized protein LOC129777265 isoform X7 translates to MIGVISYGNRKRDTGCFNSQKRVHNGNCATRAKKARNSRRHASCGTSAGHERALASIDCGRLLVANKKRARTTTVRAKKKRHRAAKAASNRRSSVSVTAASKKQEQPRSTSSARIADGGAVGKMCENNPVPTGGTGRKRGHQHHPRFSGGRKSTVPAEDVIAALRGAFDSSGTFTGGGGGSISSSSSSSSLLTSSSIVNTDTISNDENANPQLSVIGKEEEDKQMLMTIDADNDDGKSNNDDDVVNNNSTIQCQDIRQKVEPCRDSSESIIEDVTRPTEQTDELNDRKQNKGSSSNSNRNSLVSSDLSNSTTSNVIVIDDDEDEDGRESVASGEPMEVSKQGETVSSQELVKEVSKKLKRSKKSPSSDDSSNASVVSRKKPSSKKSSKTSDGSGKLRKKVRASAGDGSRLERASGDGAPSDDGIAADENDPDVAEWAKLRCTSERTEVIAEREHRRQKRCADYPGLAFGRSIFSSDTMMKFNIIRNELHNIMKTQLKRAESEVAALNRRIQLLEEDLERSEERLASATAKLSEASAAADESERARKVLENRSLADEERMDALENQLKEARFMAEEADKKYDEVARKLVLMEQDLERSEEKVEMNESKIVELEEELRVVGNNLKSLEVSEEKAMASRDSVEDKIHQLNEKLTNAEARAEFAERSVQKLQKEVDRLEDELIVEKIRFAEIGDDLDFAFVDLIPGIEPIWTDRRPKPKTPPPAPKLPTPPPAPAAVPEGAVAAGEGAVPAEGVEGAPGAPAAPAKPRTPSPFELKKHFPPEAAEVPYVRSATGTTPPRDVAAETAAEAEAQAAAAAAAAAAAAAAATAAAEAAAAEAAAAAAAAAAAAAAAVAAEAPPADAAPPAEGGDAAAPAAEPAAEAAPAEAAPAEETPAS
- the LOC129777265 gene encoding uncharacterized protein LOC129777265 isoform X15, with the translated sequence MIGVISYGNRKRDTGCFNSQKRVHNGNCATRAKKARNSRRHASCGTSAGHERALASIDCGRLLVANKKRARTTTVRAKKKRHRAAKAASNRRSSVSVTAASKKQEQPRSTSSARIADGGAVGKMCENNPVPTGGTGRKRGHQHHPRFSGGRKSTVPAEDVIAALRGAFDSSGTFTGGGGGSISSSSSSSSLLTSSSIVNTDTISNDENANPQLSVIGKEEEDKQMLMTIDADNDDGKSNNDDDVVNNNSTIQCQDIRQKVEPCRDSSESIIEDVTRPTEQTDELNDRKQNKGSSSNSNRNSLVSSDLSNSTTSNVIVIDDDEDEDGRESVASGEPMEVSKQGETVSSQELVKEVSKKLKRSKKSPSSDDSSNASVVSRKKPSSKKSSKTSDGSGKLRKKVRASAGDGSRLERASGDGAPSDDGIAADENDPDVAEWAKLRCTSERTEVIAEREHRRQKRCADYPGLAFGRSIFSSDTMMKFNIIRNELHNIMKTQLKRAESEVAALNRRIQLLEEDLERSEERLASATAKLSEASAAADESERARKVLENRSLADEERMDALENQLKEARFMAEEADKKYDEVARKLAMVEADLERAEERAEAGEAKIVELEEELRVVGNNLKSLEVSEEKATQREESYGGQVRILDQRLKEAEARAEFAERSVQKLQKEVDRLEDDFNKEKSKYKAIAAELDLTFADLSGY
- the LOC129777265 gene encoding uncharacterized protein LOC129777265 isoform X17, encoding MIGVISYGNRKRDTGCFNSQKRVHNGNCATRAKKARNSRRHASCGTSAGHERALASIDCGRLLVANKKRARTTTVRAKKKRHRAAKAASNRRSSVSVTAASKKQEQPRSTSSARIADGGAVGKMCENNPVPTGGTGRKRGHQHHPRFSGGRKSTVPAEDVIAALRGAFDSSGTFTGGGGGSISSSSSSSSLLTSSSIVNTDTISNDENANPQLSVIGKEEEDKQMLMTIDADNDDGKSNNDDDVVNNNSTIQCQDIRQKVEPCRDSSESIIEDVTRPTEQTDELNDRKQNKGSSSNSNRNSLVSSDLSNSTTSNVIVIDDDEDEDGRESVASGEPMEVSKQGETVSSQELVKEVSKKLKRSKKSPSSDDSSNASVVSRKKPSSKKSSKTSDGSGKLRKKVRASAGDGSRLERASGDGAPSDDGIAADENDPDVAEWAKLRCTSERTEVIAEREHRRQKRCADYPGLAFGRSIFSSDTMMKFNIIRNELHNIMKTQLKRAESEVAALNRRIQLLEEDLERSEERLASATAKLSEASAAADESERARKVLENRSLADEERMDALENQLKEARFMAEEADKKYDEVARKLAMVEADLERAEERAEAGEAKIVELEEELRVVGNNLKSLEVSEEKAMASRDSVEDKIHQLNEKLTNAEARAEFAERSVQKLQKEVDRLEDDFNKEKSKYKAIAAELDLTFADLSGY